TACGTGTGTGGCTGGAGCGAACGGTGTGGGTAAATCAAACCTCTTCGATGCCATTCGTTTTCTTAGCTTGTTAGCTAACAAAACTCTCACCGAAGCCGCCTTATCAGTGCGG
This window of the Deltaproteobacteria bacterium genome carries:
- a CDS encoding AAA family ATPase gives rise to the protein MLLRLKVNGFKNLMNVDVRFGPFTCVAGANGVGKSNLFDAIRFLSLLANKTLTEAALSVR